In Alicyclobacillus macrosporangiidus CPP55, a single window of DNA contains:
- a CDS encoding superoxide dismutase, which produces MAHELPPLPYDYNALEPHIDEQTMRIHHDRHHGTYVNNLNAALEGHPDLQAKSLDELLRNIDSVPESIRTAVRNNGGGHANHSLFWQIMSPNGGGQPTGALADAINSTFGSFEKFKDEFSKAAAGRFGSGWAWLVIDNGKLAITSTPNQDNPVMEGKTPILGLDVWEHAYYLKYQNKRPDYIAAWWNVVNWAEVGKRYEAAIK; this is translated from the coding sequence ATGGCGCACGAGCTCCCACCGCTTCCTTACGATTACAACGCGCTGGAGCCGCACATCGACGAGCAGACGATGCGCATCCACCATGACCGTCACCACGGCACATATGTGAATAACCTGAACGCTGCGCTCGAAGGTCATCCGGATCTTCAGGCGAAATCATTGGACGAGCTGCTTCGCAACATCGACAGTGTACCCGAGTCCATCCGCACCGCGGTGCGCAACAATGGCGGCGGGCACGCCAACCACAGCCTGTTCTGGCAGATCATGAGCCCGAACGGCGGCGGGCAGCCGACGGGCGCCCTGGCGGACGCCATCAACAGCACGTTCGGCAGCTTCGAGAAATTTAAGGATGAGTTCTCCAAAGCCGCGGCGGGCCGGTTCGGCAGCGGCTGGGCTTGGCTGGTCATCGACAACGGCAAGCTGGCCATCACCAGCACCCCGAACCAGGACAACCCGGTGATGGAGGGCAAGACGCCCATCCTGGGGCTGGACGTGTGGGAGCACGCGTACTACCTGAAGTACCAGAACAAGCGCCCGGACTACATCGCCGCTTGGTGGAACGTCGTCAACTGGGCCGAGGTCGGCAAGCGCTACGAAGCGGCCAT
- a CDS encoding sigma-70 family RNA polymerase sigma factor: MGRTSAPGPGDTLATLEAWMAAYGADVLNVAYAYVRNYHQAQDIAQDVFLRALTKMESFRGESSVKTWLLSITVNRCKDYLRSWAVRHEVQDEEQMALREAASDTEAEAVNRLERERVWQALQQLPLKYREVVVLYYMRGLPGHEVARVLGISEQNVRTRLHRGRTMLRQMLEEEVDRHERL, encoded by the coding sequence TTGGGACGGACTTCCGCGCCCGGTCCAGGCGACACCCTCGCCACCTTGGAGGCCTGGATGGCCGCGTATGGAGCAGACGTGTTGAACGTGGCGTATGCGTACGTCCGCAACTACCACCAAGCGCAGGACATCGCACAGGATGTGTTCCTGCGCGCGTTGACGAAAATGGAGTCGTTCCGGGGAGAGAGCAGCGTCAAGACCTGGCTGTTGTCCATCACGGTGAACCGATGCAAGGACTACCTTCGGTCGTGGGCGGTCCGGCACGAGGTGCAGGATGAGGAGCAGATGGCGCTTCGCGAGGCGGCCTCCGACACGGAGGCGGAGGCGGTCAACCGGCTGGAGCGGGAGCGGGTTTGGCAAGCCCTGCAACAGCTTCCGTTAAAGTATCGTGAAGTGGTGGTGTTGTACTACATGCGCGGCTTGCCGGGCCACGAGGTGGCCAGGGTGCTCGGGATATCCGAACAGAATGTGCGCACGCGTCTGCACCGCGGTCGCACAATGCTGCGCCAGATGCTCGAGGAGGAGGTGGACAGGCATGAACGACTTT
- a CDS encoding APC family permease, producing MDDKFKKKLTLLDLTFLGLGSIIGSGWLFASMNGAQYAGSIAWLAWVGGAIAVLLIGLVYGELAAALPRAGGFVRYPEYTHGSLVGYMTGFASLMAYSSVAGIEVEAVVSHASYYAPWLMGEKGPSLAGTIVEILLLAVFFLLNYWSVNVFGKVNTIVTAFKFIVPTCTVIALLVYFKGSNLAVTGAAPGGAEGVFTAIAGGGIVFAFLGFRQAVDFGAEAKNPQRDIPRAIIIAVFLGTAVYILLQLAFLGAVPSSALGQGWGHIKDAMPKTVNYPFVWVASSLGLTWLSTLLLIDAVISPAGTGNIYLSGTGRVLYAWSNNRHFYSFFSKVDPKTGVPRAALWLSFILAIVWILPAQFDTWSKLVDAVTSATVMTYMVGPISMMSMRRTLPNMKRPFRLPGGHILAPLAFIAATCIIYWAGWNTDEFLIGLTLASLILYFAFMDKSDETRSRIGRDWKAGVWLVVYYIFILIMSYIGAYGPMKQPWVPGPYLDTIVVVIGAILLYFWGLNSALPEPSFETDTAGEAPPEFVQA from the coding sequence ATGGACGATAAGTTCAAGAAGAAGCTGACCCTGCTCGACCTGACCTTCCTCGGGCTCGGGTCCATCATCGGCTCCGGCTGGTTGTTCGCGTCCATGAACGGCGCGCAGTACGCCGGGTCCATCGCCTGGTTGGCGTGGGTGGGTGGCGCCATCGCGGTCTTATTGATTGGTCTCGTCTATGGAGAATTGGCCGCTGCCCTGCCGCGCGCCGGCGGATTCGTGCGTTATCCGGAGTACACGCATGGATCGCTCGTGGGGTACATGACGGGTTTCGCCTCGTTGATGGCCTACTCGAGCGTGGCCGGCATTGAGGTCGAAGCGGTGGTCAGCCATGCGTCCTACTACGCGCCGTGGCTGATGGGAGAAAAAGGGCCCTCTCTGGCCGGCACCATCGTCGAGATCCTGCTCCTCGCCGTCTTCTTCCTGCTCAACTATTGGAGCGTCAACGTCTTCGGCAAGGTGAACACCATCGTCACCGCGTTCAAGTTCATTGTGCCGACGTGCACCGTCATCGCCCTATTGGTATATTTCAAGGGATCGAACCTGGCAGTCACCGGTGCGGCGCCGGGTGGTGCGGAGGGCGTGTTCACGGCGATCGCCGGGGGCGGGATCGTGTTCGCGTTCCTCGGTTTCCGGCAGGCGGTCGACTTTGGCGCAGAGGCGAAGAACCCGCAGCGGGACATTCCCCGGGCCATCATCATCGCCGTGTTCCTGGGGACGGCGGTGTACATCCTGCTGCAGTTGGCGTTCCTCGGCGCGGTCCCCTCGAGCGCCCTCGGCCAGGGCTGGGGCCACATCAAGGATGCCATGCCAAAGACGGTCAACTACCCGTTCGTCTGGGTGGCTTCGTCCCTGGGGCTCACATGGCTGTCGACGCTGCTGCTGATTGACGCGGTGATCTCGCCGGCCGGCACAGGGAACATCTACTTGTCAGGGACGGGGCGCGTGCTGTACGCCTGGTCCAACAACCGGCACTTCTACTCGTTCTTCTCGAAAGTGGATCCAAAGACCGGCGTCCCCCGGGCAGCCCTGTGGCTCAGTTTCATCCTCGCCATCGTGTGGATTCTGCCAGCGCAGTTTGACACCTGGAGCAAGTTGGTGGATGCGGTCACGTCGGCGACGGTCATGACGTACATGGTCGGGCCCATTTCGATGATGTCGATGCGCCGCACGCTGCCGAACATGAAGCGGCCGTTCCGTCTGCCGGGCGGCCATATCCTGGCCCCCTTGGCGTTCATCGCGGCGACGTGCATCATCTACTGGGCCGGATGGAACACCGACGAGTTCTTGATCGGTCTGACGCTCGCGTCCCTCATCCTCTACTTCGCCTTCATGGACAAGAGCGACGAGACCCGGTCGCGCATCGGCCGGGACTGGAAGGCGGGCGTGTGGCTGGTGGTGTATTACATCTTCATCCTCATCATGTCGTACATCGGCGCCTACGGTCCGATGAAGCAGCCTTGGGTCCCGGGGCCGTACTTGGACACGATAGTGGTCGTCATTGGTGCTATCCTTCTGTACTTCTGGGGCCTGAACTCCGCCCTGCCTGAGCCGTCCTTTGAGACGGATACCGCTGGAGAGGCACCGCCGGAATTCGTGCAGGCATAA
- a CDS encoding quinone-dependent dihydroorotate dehydrogenase has translation MLVYRMLRPILFRIDPEAAHHLTMAALSRAPWAAGLAAGKVQEHPSLHQSLWGLSFAHPVGLAAGLDKNALAIPALFRCGFSFIEVGTVTPRPQPGNPKPRLFRLPADEALINRMGFNNDGATAVAGRVRRWTGLGVIGVNLGKNKGTPNERAHDDYLALVNVFAPMADYLVINVSSPNTPGLRDLQTQEHLLPLVQAVSAARDRVAPPERRPPLLVKLSPDLADADLQSLAIALAQSGVDGLIATNTTITRPALATPGVQEAGGLSGRPLRQRATEVVRLLYRATGGRLPIIGSGGVISADDAYEKIRAGASLVQVYTGFIYRGPRLVQEMVDGLAERLARDGFSHIREAVGADHRRR, from the coding sequence ATGCTCGTGTACCGCATGTTGCGCCCAATCCTGTTTCGGATCGATCCCGAAGCCGCACACCACCTCACCATGGCCGCGCTCTCCCGTGCGCCGTGGGCGGCAGGCCTCGCGGCCGGCAAGGTGCAAGAACACCCGTCGCTCCATCAGTCCTTGTGGGGCCTTTCTTTCGCCCACCCCGTCGGCCTCGCCGCCGGTCTGGACAAAAACGCCCTCGCCATCCCCGCCCTGTTTCGGTGCGGATTCTCTTTCATCGAAGTCGGCACCGTAACCCCCCGTCCGCAGCCAGGCAATCCGAAACCGCGCCTGTTCCGGTTGCCGGCCGACGAGGCCCTCATCAACCGGATGGGGTTCAACAACGACGGAGCCACCGCCGTCGCCGGCCGGGTTCGGCGTTGGACGGGCCTAGGAGTCATCGGGGTCAATCTGGGCAAGAACAAAGGGACGCCAAACGAGCGGGCGCACGACGATTACCTGGCGCTCGTAAACGTGTTCGCGCCGATGGCCGATTATCTCGTCATCAACGTCAGTTCGCCGAACACCCCTGGCCTGCGCGACCTTCAAACCCAGGAGCATCTGCTGCCCTTGGTCCAGGCGGTGTCCGCGGCGCGAGACCGGGTCGCCCCACCGGAGCGCCGGCCGCCGCTTTTGGTCAAACTCTCCCCGGATCTCGCGGATGCTGACCTCCAGAGTCTGGCGATCGCGCTGGCACAGTCGGGCGTCGACGGCCTGATTGCGACCAACACCACCATCACCCGGCCCGCGCTCGCCACGCCGGGCGTACAGGAGGCAGGTGGCCTCAGCGGCCGCCCCCTGCGGCAGCGCGCGACCGAAGTGGTCCGCCTGCTGTACCGGGCCACCGGCGGACGGCTGCCCATCATCGGCAGCGGCGGTGTGATCTCCGCGGACGACGCGTATGAGAAGATCCGGGCCGGGGCCAGTCTGGTGCAGGTGTACACCGGATTCATCTACCGAGGCCCCCGGTTGGTTCAGGAGATGGTCGACGGCCTTGCGGAGCGGCTCGCCCGCGACGGCTTCAGCCATATCCGGGAAGCCGTTGGTGCCGACCACCGCCGACGGTGA